GTCGAAGGCGTAATGGTCAGTTCCAGCGTTTCCGTGTTGCAGCCGTTCACCAACTGATACGTACCTGATTCGGTATAAGTGACTTCCGTCTGGTTCCAGTAGTAGCTGTCGCAGGCCTCAATCACAGTCGTATTGGAGGTAATCGGCACTATAGTCAGTTCGAGTACCTCGGTATGGCAGCCGTTGACGACTTCATACACGCCTGATTCGGTATAGGTCACATTGTTCTGGTCCCAGGTATAACTGCCGCAGACATTGGCTTGCGTCAGGTGCGAGGTAGATGGCGTAATCGTCAGTTCCAGCGCCGCAGTGTGGCAACCCGTTACAATCTCATACATACCCGATTCGGTATAGGTGATGCCATTCGCATCCCAGGTATAGCTGTCGCAGGCGCTGATGGCCGTAATGTTGGTTGTGGCAGGCGTAATGGTCAGTTCCAGCACTTCCGTATGGCAGCCTGTGGTCACATTCCAGTCCCCTGACTCGGTATAGGTCAGGCCGGTTACAGGCCAGGTATAACTGTCACAGGCGCTGATTACGGTAGTATTCAGCGTCGATGGGGTGATGGTCAGTTCGAGCACTTCCGTATGGCAGCCTGTCGTCACATTCCAGTCGCCTGAATCGGTGTACGTCAGTCCGGTCACAGGCCAGGTATAACTGTCACAGGCGGTGATTACCGTGGTATTCAGCGTCGATGGCGTGATGGTCAGTTCGAGCACTTCCGTGTGGCAGCCTGTCGTCACATTCCAGTCCCCTGAATCGGTATAGGTCAGTCCGGTCACAGGCCAGGTATAACTGTCACAGGCGCTGATTACGGTAGTATTCAGCGTCGATGGGGTGATGGTCAGGTCGAGCACTTCCGTATGGCAGCCTGTGGTCACATTCCAATCCCCTGTAGTGGTGTAGGTCAGGCCGGTTACAGGCCAGGTATAACTGTCACAGGCCGTGATTACGGTAGTATTCACCGTCGAAGGCGTGATCGTGAGTTCCAGTGTTTCCGTATGGCAGTCCGTTACCGAAGTGTAGGTGCCTGATGTGGTGTAAGTCGTTCCGGTCTCTGCCCAAAAATAACTGTCGCAGGCATCGATGGTGGTGGTGTTAGACGTAAGTGGGGTGATGGTCACCGCCACAGGCACCCTGTTGCTGGAACAGCTGCCGTCAGTTTGCGAGACATAGTAGGTATCGGTTGTCAATACGGTACCGGCAGCTAGTGCGGCGCCGCCCGCAGCCTCTTCGTACCAGGCGATGTTTGATCCAGAAGCGCTCAGGTCGTTTACCGTAGCACCGTCGCAGAAGACCTGCAACGCCGGCGCAGCAGGGTCAGGAAGGGTACAGGACAGGTTTGGCCTGATCATATAGGATTTATTGAAACTGCCGCCGAAATCTTCATTATGCAACCAGCCACCGCCAGGGATTGACGGCCAATTCACGTAAGTGGCACCGGTAGTAAAGATGTTGGTGGTGAGTCCGACACGTATAACCTGCGCGAACTCCTGCGCACAGATTACCAGGGTGTCACCGGCATTGACAGTCAGTGCGGGACTGACTGCGTAGGTGACCCAGCCCGGTGCCGTACCGACTACCATTTGCTGTGAAGGTGCGGTATACACCAATTGCGGTACACCGCCAACCAGTTTAAAGATGGCACATCCCATTTCGAAGCCACTGCTGGTAGCGCCCAGCTGGTAAATATCGACTGATGCCAGCGTTGTGGCGCTGCTGTAGGTAAAGGCGTGCCCGAGGTAGCCGCCGTCGCCCGCACCAATACCGAGCCCGCCGGTTGGGGTGCTGACGTCACGTGCCATCTGCGCAATGGTATACTCTACCGTATAGCTGGACTCGCTGCCCGCCTCCGGTGTGCCGTCAATCACGGCGTCATAAGTGAAGGTATAGGTTCCGGTCGCCGTCGGGTTGAACGCCGGTACGACCGCAAGGGGCGCACTGTTACTCCCGGCGGCAAGCAGGACGGGTGCACTGCTGGCCGAAGCGACCTCAGTCATGGCACCGTCAAAGATGCGCAGGCGCACCTGTGCAGACACAGGATCGGGGTTGCCATTAGCCACCACGGCCGAGTAAACCGACTGCGAAGACTGCCCTAAAGGCACCCGGGTGTATTCTGATTTTTTGGGTTGCAACAGCGACACCGCGTTGGTGGCCCGTTGTAGCATCGTCTCAGTCACCGGCAGCGCCTTGCGTGTTGCCTTGATGTCTGATAACTTTTCCGAAGTGATGCCCTGCGCCGAAGCCGCAGCCATACACAGCAGGGAAAAGAAGAGTAGTGATTTCCTCATATGTAATTGTTTGTTGGTTACGTGTTTGCTGGCGTGCCTAACGTCCTGCACGCTGACGGCACCGGCCATGGGGTAGGGACCGGTAACGTATGAATACGTTGCGAATTTATAAAAATTTATTTACAAAAGGCAGGGGTTGTTGTAAGTAATAACTGTAAGAATCGCGGAGCTCTTCTTTCACATGCCAAACCGTGCAGCTTTGCGGTGTATTTGACTCTCGTTAGCGAATGTTATAACAACAGCGCATAGTATTTACTTAAGGAGAATTGTAGAACCCTCTAACTTTTGAT
The nucleotide sequence above comes from Flavobacterium magnum. Encoded proteins:
- a CDS encoding T9SS type A sorting domain-containing protein, producing MRKSLLFFSLLCMAAASAQGITSEKLSDIKATRKALPVTETMLQRATNAVSLLQPKKSEYTRVPLGQSSQSVYSAVVANGNPDPVSAQVRLRIFDGAMTEVASASSAPVLLAAGSNSAPLAVVPAFNPTATGTYTFTYDAVIDGTPEAGSESSYTVEYTIAQMARDVSTPTGGLGIGAGDGGYLGHAFTYSSATTLASVDIYQLGATSSGFEMGCAIFKLVGGVPQLVYTAPSQQMVVGTAPGWVTYAVSPALTVNAGDTLVICAQEFAQVIRVGLTTNIFTTGATYVNWPSIPGGGWLHNEDFGGSFNKSYMIRPNLSCTLPDPAAPALQVFCDGATVNDLSASGSNIAWYEEAAGGAALAAGTVLTTDTYYVSQTDGSCSSNRVPVAVTITPLTSNTTTIDACDSYFWAETGTTYTTSGTYTSVTDCHTETLELTITPSTVNTTVITACDSYTWPVTGLTYTTTGDWNVTTGCHTEVLDLTITPSTLNTTVISACDSYTWPVTGLTYTDSGDWNVTTGCHTEVLELTITPSTLNTTVITACDSYTWPVTGLTYTDSGDWNVTTGCHTEVLELTITPSTLNTTVISACDSYTWPVTGLTYTESGDWNVTTGCHTEVLELTITPATTNITAISACDSYTWDANGITYTESGMYEIVTGCHTAALELTITPSTSHLTQANVCGSYTWDQNNVTYTESGVYEVVNGCHTEVLELTIVPITSNTTVIEACDSYYWNQTEVTYTESGTYQLVNGCNTETLELTITPSTSNITPMTACDSYTWDTNGVTYTESGMYEVVTGCHTEMLELTITPATVSDLSVSACDSFTWDANGVTYTESGVYTAVNGCHTDIMELNLNASPVITVQPVSTSVAEGSDVVFSIMADNAGDYQWQVSVDEGQSWMNLPEGGDITGSNSSSLNISGLLITPDADGAQFRAIVTNGICEAISVPATLSIMLGIDPINTGSIALYPNPTHDRVHVDTKNAAATVTVFDINGRLMHTQQLVNGSGDIDLTGVQSGVYLFRVATENGTINKKVVKQ